The genomic DNA CTACGCCAGTTTCGTCGCACGATCGCCACTTTTAGGTCATCAAGATCGTATTGCGGTTACATATCTGTACAAAGTGATCGGAATAGAGTAAAGAGAACCGATTAGAGTGTTAGCAAAGCCACAAATTTACCATTATGCCTACCATCCAGATGCTTGGAGAACTTAACGACACCACAGCTGCTATCTGGACTTTCGTACACCAAGTCCTCCATGGCATATGGTGTGTGATCTGGAAAAACAACCAAGGTAAAGCAGATTGAGGACTACCCAACTTTCTCACAATGCTAAGTCATGAATTGGCTCTTCGCAGCGGGAGGCATAAGAGAAACCACTGTAATACTGCGCACTACACAGGCACATACCACGCATGAGAAAAATTGATTTTTGGTTATTGAGGAGTGGGAAAATGGACAAACAATCGCAGTAATCTTTGGCATCACTAGCGCTGCAAAAACAGGCAATTAAACAAAGTCTAGGCATGCTCGAACACATAACTAGGCTGTAAAAGACCTGCTTGGGTTGACGAGAGGTGAGGAGGAAATATCTTGCAGCGCTGCTTTATTATTGTGACGAGCAATTAAAGGGATCCTGAACCACTCCTCGGGCTTGGCGAGAACTACACTTCGCGGACAGCACAGGTTCATGCTGTTTCCACTCATTCGCgccgcgtggagctcgcaagcggaacAAGAAGTAACGAAGCCCGTTCCTGCCTTTCGCGTCGGCGTCGTGCCTCGGCGCAACCGAGCCAACGAGCGCAGCAATAGGTAAGAGCGTGAATGAGGAGCGCAGCGGGACATGAAAGACGGCGGTAGCATTGAAATTGCGAGGAATAAAGCGGTGGAGGAAGGCATAGCGAAAGCCTGacaaaaattaccgacgattacgttacttcctaatgcgaaatttgagcgcagcaaataagctgtttcaccttttcgatagattgaggcaaagaaatcgggcaacacatgtatgcgctatcacagaattttttttttatttttcacacgtattcctttaacaaagactccactaacagttcttgacagtcatgaaggaagctttgtggtcggagaaatagactgatatatgttcgacttggtacaccaatgcctgattctcaaagacgagatctatacaagtgcctcgcgaggttgtcacagccgtgggacgcgttacgagcgagaggaacgggatgttctcccgcataagtgttaggaaattgctgcttgtctttatgtcaacattaaagtcccccactactaacatcggcgtggatcgatggacggttaatgcgagttgcaggaagtgcacgacgtctttcgtgagtgcggtaggggcgaagtaggcagctactaccagcaagccgttgggcaactttgcggcgcacagttcgccaacttcatgtgacgTGCCAAACATTTCGACTGGTATTGCAGAGAGACCTGTGCGCAAGTAGATAGCGACTCCCGCCGCTCTGTTGTGGTCTCTGCGAGCACCACAGCAGTATAGGAAATCTATGATTTCGAGAGGCTCTTCGGGATCCATCCAGGTTTCAGCAAAGCAAAGTACAGAGGAATGGCGCAGAATGTGATCGTGGTGTACGTCCTTGGCATGTGCGGCAAGGGAGCGTACGTTAAGAGCGGAGATCAACAAGTAGTGCGGCTGTTCAGTCATGGCGAGGCACTTGGCGGTGATGGTGTCAAGTTTGTGGGACTGCAACCGACGAAATTCATCGGCTAGCTTTCTGTCCGGATTGGCTTTTCCGTGGTAGAATGTGATGTCGTTGTCAACATTGGTCAGGTAGAGTCCGTTGATGTCTGTAGCGCGACTCAGTGCCACGTATACCAACTTCTGTGGATGATTCTTGGCGTAGGAGTACACGACTTCATCATATGTGCCACCCTGGGATTTATGAATGGTAATGGCGCTCGCCTGCACAACGGGAAGCTGGCATCTTCTTACCGATACCTTCGTCTTCTTATCGATAACGCAGGTGACGGTACGCCTTTCAATCGGTATCCAGTTCGGTTGAATGTTTCTGTTGAGCTTGCGTAACTGGTGTGATTTTGCGGCCGCTACGGTTCCGATCGCAAGTTTGGAGCCAAGCTCCCCGAACTGCAACCATATGCGCAGCGGTTTCCCATGGGTGTCGTTTTCGATGAATTTCAGTGTTCCCACCGATCCATTAACAAGGCCATCGGAAACATCCACGTTGAGGGTGATCATGTAAGGCTTGCCAATGCACAGCATTATATTTGCTGGCAAATTTCCTATTTCGGCCTTGGGTAACGTTTCGACCTTACGCATGGCCTCTGTTTGCTCTTGCATAGACCTACACCCAACGATTGTATCCTGTGCCGTGCATGGTACAGCATTATCCTGTGCTACTATGGCCTTTGTTGTGTTGTAGTAATCAGATTCCTTGTTGGAGTAGAACAAGCGTATGCCACCGGGGCAAGAAGCTTCTGCTTCCTGCTGTGGAACGAACCGACTCTCGATAAGTGAGATTTCCTCGGGGTCTAATTCGACACTATCTCCAATTTTGGAAAGCAACGTGGAGAACCTGAGATTGTTTTGTCGTACCACTTTAATGAGTGCAAAGTAGGCGAGATGGTGCCACGCGATTTCTGTGTTAAACACGTCGTCTGTTTTGACGCGCTTGAACACCTCAGCTGCACGAACGGGGGGAAGCTGACGCAGGTCCCCACAGAGAATGACGTCCAACCCTCCGAAGGGCTGCAGATATTTGCAGGTGATGGAGCGGAGCCGCGAGTCGATTCTGTGAAGCATATCAGCAGACATCATGCTAACTTCGTCGATAATCACGCATCTGACATTCCTGAAAGCATAGCGGAAGGTGTTCAACTCGTTGTCCCTGAGTCCGCTGTCTGTCTTGAGGCTAAGCTTGAACGCTGCGTGCACAGTTACTCCGCCTAGTGCCACCGCCGCCTTTCCTGTTGTAGCGCAAGCCACATATGCGTTTAGATTGTATGGGCCAGCAGGGTTACAGTACCTGTTGTAGAGGTCCATGATTAGGCGCAGTACAAATGTTTTGCCGCATCCAGCCACTCCCGTGAAGAATATTTGCAGTGGTGGAGAGTTCGGAGTTGTCAGTCGGTGTAGGACTTCTCGGACGATCTCGTACTGCTCATCATTTGTCTTCCGCATGGTGTCCAGGTACTGATCTCTGCTCATGACGTTTTGGCGCGTGCACACGGCGGGGCATTGTTTAAACGGGGCATTGGACTCGACTGCACCAATGTCTAGGAGATCAGAGTCGTCGTTCTCCATGGCTGCCGGGTGCACGGTCACATCAGAAATCTCAGAAGCCGTCTCCCGTTCCTCGTTATTGGGTCGTATCAGGGAATTACAAACCGCACGGAGGTCTTCAATATTTACATAACTCTGATAGCGTGATTTGTGCTCCCGAATGACGTCAGTGTTTTCCTCGTATAGCCGCTCGAAACAATTTTGGTCTAAGATGTCCACCTCCTTACGAAACGGAAAGAAGAGTAGGACATGTTCTCTCTTGAAGTTAACTGAATCGTCGATGGAGTAACCGCGGTAGCGAAGTATCACTCGCTGAACTCTCTTCTTGCAGGTGTAGATGTTGTAGTCTGTAGCGAACTCCGCCAGAGTGACGGCTTCCAATTCAGGCGCGCGGTCTTCGTAGCGCTCGTCCTTTTCCAAACGTCCGTGCTAGATTCGTCCAAGCGTTCCATTTGAGCGTTAGACTTCCGGATGCGCGTCCTTTCCTCAGGCCAGGCAGTGTTTACAAAGACAATTTTGCGACTAGCCTGCGACATGTCCTGCTTGAGCAAACACCAGGCGGCCTCCTGTGCTGAGAGCTCGATCGCATTGAGCATCTTCACGCCCAAGTGTCTCAGTGCCTGCGTGTAATCCATGTCCCCCTTATCCTTGACAATTTCTTGCACCGCACGGTTCAGATTGGACATACCTCGATTGGCCTTATTTACATACTCTACCACGTAGGCAGCACACGCGTACGTGTCGAGCACGATCTGAAGATCCATGTTTGAATCTAGAACGGACGCCACCCATGGGTTAAAGTAATTAACCCGCTTTTGCTGCACGGTACGGGGTAGCATGACGGTGGGACGAGGTGTACCTGCTCGGAGAACCGAAATGTACTGCTCCCTGTCCGTGATGCCGTGATGTTCCCAGAACTGCTGTAGTGAATCATAGTTGGTCGTTTCCAAAGCCTGGTGCATGGCTTGGTACTTGATTTGGAGCATCTCGATGAGTTTCTTCTGCGCCTCACTCTCCACACTCGGGAAAGGCACTACGACCATGGGTTCATCAATGGGCATGAAGGGGACGTTAAAGCGGCACTTGGTGCTGTTGCGCTTGTAGCAGGTGTGGGTGTGTTGGTGCACCTCCGTGCGCTCCCGCTTCAAGTACGTAGTGTCCAGCGAAAGCAGAGTAGTGGCCATTTCCAGAGTTCGGGGCATGTGCATGGAGAGGTCCTCATCGGGGGCATTATCAAGCCAGCGAAGAATGTGCGCGTGTGCCGACCCGCGATGTTGAAATTCGATGCGTTTAAAGTAGTCGACCACTACGTATGGTCTGAAGGGGGATATCCGGGTATTCTGGAGTATGTTTAGAATGATGCGCACCAGGCGGTCGAAGTAGATGGCACAGACTACGGGATCGTCATTTACTAGCTGGGCACGATAAATGCTGTTCATTTCCTCTACGGCAACTGCACTCTCATCAGGTTGTAGGCGAAGTCGCTGAAGCAACACTAACAGCTCGGGCCAGTGCAATTCCGAGGCAGACAGTGTGAGGAACGCCGTAGGCTTACCCAGTTGGCGGATCATGGCAAAGAGGTCTTTCTTGCGCCTGGCCCAGTACTGCACGGTATTGGGTATGCCATGCATAAGAGCCATGTCATGTTCTACTGCTTCCTGAACGAAGTCCTTGTCGAGTAGCTGTTGTTTCGTTAGGGTTTCCACCGCTCTGACGTTGCGGAAGGCCACAGACATGTCGCTGGCTACTCGGTGCCTAAACACTTTCATGGCCATGTAGAGTACGTGTTGTGGGGTGGCACCTCGACGATCAGACCTGCGGATGTCGCTCATGGCGTGCGTGAAGACGGTTG from Dermacentor albipictus isolate Rhodes 1998 colony chromosome 7, USDA_Dalb.pri_finalv2, whole genome shotgun sequence includes the following:
- the LOC139047548 gene encoding uncharacterized protein: MQEQTEAMRKVETLPKAEIGNLPANIMLCIGKPYMITLNVDVSDGLVNGSVGTLKFIENDTHGKPLRIWLQFGELGSKLAIGTVAAAKSHQLRKLNRNIQPNWIPIERRTVTCVIDKKTKVSVRRCQLPVVQASAITIHKSQGGTYDEVVYSYAKNHPQKLVYVALSRATDINGLYLTNVDNDITFYHGKANPDRKLADEFRRLQSHKLDTITAKCLAMTEQPHYLLISALNVRSLAAHAKDVHHDHILRHSSVLCFAETWMDPEEPLEIIDFLYCCGARRDHNRAAGVAIYLRTGLSAIPVEMFGTSHEVGELCAAKLPNGLLVVAAYFAPTALTKDVVHFLQLALTVHRSTPMLVVGDFNVDIKTSSNFLTLMRENIPFLSLVTRPTAVTTSRGTCIDLVFENQALVYQVEHISVYFSDHKASFMTV